One genomic window of Acidobacteriota bacterium includes the following:
- the asnB gene encoding asparagine synthase (glutamine-hydrolyzing) has translation MCGIAGYFRSEAATNGRTNGSSPKDYLIERMCDVITHRGPDDAGYYVEAGLAIGMRRLSIIDIVAGHQPISNEDGSVWIVFNGEIYNFATLRDDLIARGHTFKTHSDTETIVHLYEEEGEWCVERLRGMFAFAIWDQRQNSLFLARDRAGKKPLHYTMVGDTLVFGSEIKSLLQFPGIERRANLNAISDFLTFGYVPDPLTAFGGIHKLPAGHTMTFRDGRVKTRRYWDFNYDSAERNSHHEEQFYVERLRELIAEAVRVRLVSEVPLGAFLSGGIDSSTVVAMMARAMDQPVKTFSIGFSEASFDELKYARLTAERYQTDHHEFIVTPDVCRLVEEIVWHHDEPFADASSIPTYVVSKMAREFVTVILSGDGGDELFAGYERYRIHQGRGGFERIPRRFRRGLMLPLSRALPRAVYGKQFLRNISLEGGARFVDSLSYFSADVKRSLLTGATRRALNGHDSTVAFEQIYAEPNSADSIERLLYLDSKTYLVGDILTKVDRMSMAHSIEARVPLLDQELIEFVQTIPASLKLRGQTTKHILKQAMAELIPAEIINRPKMGFGVPLRKWLNHELREMLHDTLTDETARQRGLLDPRAVQALLDEHERGRRDNSLHLWGLLTLELWHRSFIDRKPEMSFAGAKQVKLQQLAVGAGA, from the coding sequence ATGTGTGGAATTGCGGGATATTTCCGGTCAGAAGCTGCGACCAACGGGCGAACAAACGGTAGCTCGCCGAAAGATTACCTGATCGAACGGATGTGTGATGTCATTACGCATCGCGGGCCGGATGACGCAGGGTATTACGTCGAAGCCGGACTGGCGATTGGCATGCGGCGGCTATCCATTATTGACATTGTCGCCGGACATCAACCGATTTCAAACGAAGACGGTTCGGTGTGGATTGTCTTCAATGGTGAGATTTACAACTTTGCCACATTGCGCGACGACTTGATCGCTCGCGGCCACACGTTCAAAACCCACAGCGATACGGAAACCATCGTTCATTTGTACGAAGAGGAGGGCGAATGGTGCGTCGAACGGTTGCGCGGCATGTTTGCCTTCGCCATTTGGGATCAGCGACAGAATTCGCTGTTTTTGGCTCGCGACCGCGCGGGTAAAAAGCCGCTGCATTACACGATGGTCGGTGACACGTTGGTTTTCGGTTCGGAAATCAAATCGCTGTTGCAATTTCCCGGAATCGAGCGACGTGCAAATCTCAACGCGATTTCAGATTTTCTGACCTTTGGATACGTCCCCGATCCGCTGACGGCTTTTGGCGGCATTCACAAACTCCCAGCCGGCCACACGATGACTTTCCGCGACGGACGGGTGAAAACTCGCCGGTATTGGGATTTCAACTACGATTCCGCCGAACGGAATTCTCACCACGAGGAACAGTTTTATGTCGAACGGTTGCGCGAATTGATCGCCGAGGCCGTGCGCGTACGGCTGGTCAGCGAAGTGCCCCTGGGTGCATTTTTGTCCGGCGGCATAGATTCAAGCACGGTGGTCGCAATGATGGCTCGCGCGATGGATCAACCGGTCAAAACGTTTTCCATCGGCTTCAGCGAGGCCAGTTTTGACGAACTGAAATACGCCCGGCTGACCGCCGAACGTTACCAGACCGATCATCACGAATTCATCGTCACGCCGGACGTGTGCCGTCTGGTTGAAGAAATCGTCTGGCATCACGACGAACCGTTCGCGGACGCCTCCAGCATTCCGACGTATGTCGTGTCGAAAATGGCGCGTGAGTTCGTAACCGTGATTTTATCCGGCGACGGCGGTGACGAATTGTTCGCGGGGTACGAACGCTATCGGATTCATCAGGGCCGGGGCGGTTTCGAGCGGATTCCGCGCAGGTTCAGGCGCGGTCTGATGCTGCCACTCAGTCGTGCGCTGCCGCGAGCCGTTTATGGCAAACAGTTTCTCCGCAACATTTCGTTGGAAGGCGGCGCGCGATTCGTTGACAGTCTTTCTTATTTCAGCGCGGACGTAAAACGCAGCTTACTGACTGGGGCAACGCGACGGGCGCTGAACGGTCACGATTCAACCGTTGCGTTCGAACAAATCTATGCCGAACCCAATTCCGCCGACTCGATTGAACGGTTGCTGTATTTGGACAGCAAAACCTATCTGGTGGGCGACATCCTGACCAAAGTTGATCGGATGAGCATGGCGCATTCCATCGAAGCGCGCGTGCCATTGCTGGATCAGGAACTGATTGAATTCGTCCAAACCATCCCGGCTTCGCTGAAGCTGCGCGGGCAAACGACGAAACACATTCTGAAACAGGCAATGGCCGAATTGATTCCGGCGGAAATCATCAACCGCCCGAAAATGGGTTTCGGCGTTCCGCTGCGCAAATGGCTGAACCACGAATTGCGAGAAATGCTGCACGACACGCTGACGGATGAAACAGCGCGTCAACGCGGATTGCTCGATCCGCGCGCGGTTCAGGCGCTGCTTGATGAACACGAGCGCGGTCGCCGGGATAACTCGCTGCATCTGTGGGGACTGCTAACCCTGGAATTGTGGCATCGCTCGTTCATAGACCGGAAACCGGAAATGAGTTTTGCAGGAGCCAAGCAGGTGAAGTTGCAGCAACTGGCCGTCGGAGCAGGCGCGTAG
- a CDS encoding O-antigen ligase family protein — MKLLPQAKELVLATPSGGATADSVETKPFSRHKVAFVATYLFTLLLYLRPNELFPDLFGTLSIIKFVAITGIIAYVSGKLSHAEPLTVMTIEVKMVLAMAVLSLVLMLNAAAPDESWFQFNDTFSKVVVIFILMVNLLDTPKRLLSIFNLIIAGGVWVAYYAIQTYNEGEYMLIAKGISRIAGVGGGMFGNPNDLANALDMLIPLAFVLGLYRKGVPRLIYLGCVGLFVYAVLITYSRGAFLGLMAAAGFLAWRLGRGKRFKMIVVSGVAVVLLTVASPGGFGKRIATIFDVDKDQTGSSYQRRELLKRALLVAAAHPLGVGMANYHLYSLNEERAHNAYLETASELGVLGLLAYLIINFSPLIGLFAFERKLGKPDSEVKREAYYICVGLQATLVTYYVCSFFASVQYYWFLYYPVAHSVAFFRIYRNLSASTENENLALIPINQQTDIKTKPGKAKGGVLWQPNQAQAGVLWSKTYWRKPKFAKRRSLERVG, encoded by the coding sequence ATGAAGTTGCTTCCACAGGCAAAAGAACTGGTTTTGGCAACGCCGTCAGGCGGCGCGACGGCCGATTCTGTCGAAACGAAGCCCTTTTCCCGGCATAAAGTCGCGTTTGTCGCAACGTACTTGTTTACATTGCTGCTTTACCTGCGCCCGAACGAATTGTTTCCTGACCTTTTCGGCACATTGTCCATCATCAAATTCGTTGCAATCACGGGAATCATTGCTTACGTCTCGGGAAAACTGAGCCATGCCGAACCTCTGACCGTTATGACCATTGAAGTTAAAATGGTTTTGGCGATGGCCGTGCTTTCGTTGGTGTTGATGCTGAATGCCGCTGCTCCCGATGAAAGCTGGTTTCAGTTCAATGACACGTTCAGCAAAGTGGTGGTGATCTTTATTCTGATGGTCAATTTGCTGGATACGCCTAAGCGGTTGCTTTCCATCTTCAACCTGATCATTGCCGGTGGAGTTTGGGTCGCGTACTACGCCATTCAAACCTACAACGAAGGGGAATATATGCTGATCGCCAAGGGGATCTCCCGAATTGCGGGCGTTGGCGGCGGGATGTTTGGCAATCCGAATGATCTGGCCAATGCGTTGGATATGTTGATTCCCCTTGCCTTTGTTCTGGGTCTTTATCGAAAGGGAGTGCCGCGCCTGATTTATCTGGGATGCGTCGGACTGTTTGTGTACGCGGTGCTGATTACCTACTCGCGCGGAGCATTTTTAGGCTTGATGGCCGCGGCAGGGTTTTTGGCCTGGAGACTGGGACGCGGTAAGAGATTCAAGATGATCGTTGTTTCCGGTGTGGCTGTCGTATTGCTCACAGTCGCTTCTCCCGGAGGCTTTGGAAAGCGAATCGCCACGATTTTTGACGTGGACAAGGACCAGACGGGGTCTTCTTACCAACGGCGCGAACTGTTGAAACGTGCGCTTCTGGTGGCTGCGGCCCATCCGCTTGGCGTTGGAATGGCAAATTATCATCTCTATTCATTGAACGAAGAGAGAGCACATAACGCCTATTTGGAAACCGCATCCGAGCTTGGTGTTTTGGGATTGCTTGCTTACCTGATTATCAATTTTTCTCCGCTAATTGGGTTGTTCGCCTTCGAACGGAAACTTGGAAAACCGGATTCTGAAGTCAAAAGGGAGGCATATTACATCTGCGTTGGGTTACAGGCGACGCTTGTCACCTATTATGTTTGCAGCTTTTTTGCCTCCGTGCAGTATTACTGGTTTTTGTACTATCCGGTCGCTCACAGCGTCGCCTTTTTCAGGATTTACCGGAACCTTTCCGCCAGCACGGAAAACGAAAATCTGGCGCTGATCCCCATCAACCAACAAACTGACATCAAAACCAAACCTGGCAAAGCAAAAGGCGGTGTGCTTTGGCAACCCAATCAGGCCCAAGCTGGCGTTTTATGGTCGAAAACCTACTGGCGCAAACCAAAGTTTGCCAAACGCCGATCTTTGGAGAGGGTGGGGTGA